From the genome of Maridesulfovibrio ferrireducens, one region includes:
- a CDS encoding Hpt domain-containing protein, whose translation MSTGDRLLDIFQEETLERLDSLESGLLTLEKNTENGSHELINSIFRDAHSVKAGSNLLKLRNIEELSHTLENMLELIRSTDLVPTELMITASLEAVDKLRGLAENIMESDSKSIRLQKMMLEVSLKRALAEESEESED comes from the coding sequence ATGAGTACAGGCGACAGACTATTAGATATATTTCAAGAAGAGACCTTGGAACGTCTCGACAGCTTGGAATCAGGACTGCTTACCTTAGAAAAAAATACTGAAAATGGATCTCACGAACTGATAAACTCTATTTTTCGTGACGCGCATTCTGTTAAAGCCGGTTCTAATCTCCTGAAGCTTCGTAATATTGAAGAGTTGTCTCATACTCTTGAAAATATGTTAGAATTGATACGATCCACTGATCTTGTTCCAACTGAATTGATGATAACAGCCAGCCTTGAGGCTGTGGATAAACTTCGCGGCCTGGCAGAGAATATTATGGAGAGTGATTCAAAGAGTATCCGGCTGCAAAAAATGATGCTCGAAGTTTCCTTGAAACGAGCCTTGGCCGAAGAGTCCGAAGAGTCCGAAGACTGA
- a CDS encoding bifunctional 3-deoxy-7-phosphoheptulonate synthase/chorismate mutase type II, with protein sequence MSVQLDIDGIDSWGFKYDGPFIIAGPCSAETREQVLETARGVAKTGAHMLRAGIWKPRTRPNCFEGMGEEGLKWLVEAREETGMPISTETATPEHVELCLKYNVDLIWIGARTTVNPFAVQALADSLKGTDIPVLVKNPINPDVELWIGALERLNKAGVRKLGAIHRGFSSAKVTELRNAPNWRIFIELRRRCEGLPIICDPSHLCGKRALIPAVAQKALDLLFDGLMIESHIDPDKALSDSKQQFTPEDLGKVIAGLQVRHPAIEDEEFIHAVEKKRIRLDEIDESIVEFLAERMAIGRTIGTLKKEKGIALLQPAQWKKTVEKRTREGVARGMDEHFMLRIFQYIHEESLRQQESTFAGDK encoded by the coding sequence ATGAGTGTTCAACTTGATATCGACGGTATTGATTCCTGGGGTTTCAAATATGACGGGCCTTTTATTATCGCAGGGCCATGTAGTGCTGAAACACGTGAACAGGTGCTTGAAACCGCTCGCGGTGTAGCGAAGACCGGAGCACATATGCTGCGGGCCGGTATATGGAAACCCCGCACACGCCCTAATTGTTTTGAAGGCATGGGTGAAGAAGGTTTGAAATGGCTGGTTGAAGCCCGTGAAGAAACCGGAATGCCTATATCCACAGAGACTGCAACACCTGAGCATGTAGAACTCTGCCTTAAATATAATGTTGATCTTATCTGGATCGGAGCAAGAACCACAGTTAATCCTTTTGCAGTTCAAGCGCTTGCGGATTCCCTTAAAGGTACTGATATTCCGGTACTGGTCAAGAATCCCATCAACCCGGATGTTGAGCTTTGGATTGGAGCTTTGGAGCGTCTTAATAAGGCCGGAGTTAGAAAACTCGGTGCGATTCATCGCGGATTCTCTTCTGCAAAGGTTACAGAACTTCGTAATGCACCTAACTGGAGAATTTTTATTGAACTTCGCCGTCGCTGCGAAGGGTTGCCTATTATTTGTGACCCCAGTCATCTGTGCGGAAAGCGTGCGCTTATTCCCGCAGTGGCACAGAAAGCACTTGATCTCCTTTTTGACGGATTGATGATCGAATCTCACATTGATCCTGATAAAGCTTTAAGTGACAGCAAACAGCAGTTCACTCCTGAAGATCTCGGTAAAGTTATTGCCGGACTTCAGGTTCGTCATCCTGCTATCGAAGATGAAGAATTTATTCATGCTGTTGAAAAGAAACGCATCAGACTTGATGAAATAGACGAATCCATCGTTGAATTTCTTGCTGAACGCATGGCTATCGGACGTACCATCGGTACACTTAAAAAAGAAAAAGGAATTGCTCTCCTCCAGCCTGCACAGTGGAAAAAAACTGTTGAGAAGCGCACTCGTGAAGGTGTTGCCCGCGGCATGGATGAGCACTTCATGCTTCGTATTTTCCAGTACATTCATGAAGAATCTTTGCGTCAGCAGGAATCTACATTTGCCGGAGATAAATAA
- the aroB gene encoding 3-dehydroquinate synthase, with the protein MPRVDVTLKGEFDNSYEILVEDGAMDSLIPDLCSQKFGRTPVVICDENTRELFGLKLAEKLALENIDPLLLTVPAGEKSKSLDVFASLLEAMLEAGINRQDVVVALGGGVVGDLSGYVAGSYMRGINFVQVPTTLLSQVDSSVGGKVAVNISGGKNYCGMFYQPKRVYSDISALDSLPEQEILSGLGEVVKHGFIADRKFAEYLLDNSDKILSLDREVMSVVVARCCEIKANVVSRDEKEGGLRRILNYGHTVGHAIETFYGYKLSHGECVGHGMRVVARACNRAGMLSDSDLELHQDVMDRLSLATGCLNIRPADIMELMKRDKKVKDGAVVMVALDKLGHAVIRDDFPLELIEAELRERY; encoded by the coding sequence ATGCCGAGGGTTGATGTTACGCTGAAAGGAGAATTTGATAACTCCTATGAGATTCTAGTCGAAGACGGGGCTATGGATAGTCTTATCCCGGATCTGTGTTCGCAAAAGTTTGGTCGTACTCCGGTTGTTATATGTGATGAAAATACACGCGAGCTTTTCGGGCTTAAATTAGCTGAGAAGCTTGCACTTGAAAATATTGATCCTCTTCTGCTTACAGTTCCGGCGGGTGAGAAAAGCAAGAGTCTGGATGTGTTCGCATCCCTTCTCGAAGCTATGCTTGAAGCCGGAATCAATCGTCAGGACGTTGTTGTTGCTCTTGGCGGTGGCGTTGTGGGAGATCTTTCCGGCTATGTTGCCGGAAGTTACATGCGCGGAATAAACTTTGTTCAGGTTCCGACCACACTGCTCTCACAGGTTGATTCCTCTGTGGGGGGAAAGGTTGCTGTTAATATCTCCGGCGGTAAGAATTATTGCGGAATGTTTTACCAGCCTAAACGTGTTTATTCTGATATTTCCGCGCTGGACAGTCTGCCTGAACAGGAAATCCTGAGCGGGTTGGGCGAAGTTGTAAAGCATGGTTTTATTGCGGATAGAAAGTTTGCGGAATATCTGTTGGACAATTCCGATAAAATACTTTCTCTCGATAGAGAAGTTATGTCCGTAGTGGTTGCGCGTTGCTGTGAAATAAAAGCAAATGTGGTTTCCAGAGATGAAAAGGAAGGGGGGCTCAGGCGTATACTCAATTACGGTCATACCGTAGGGCATGCTATCGAGACTTTTTACGGGTATAAATTGTCGCACGGTGAATGTGTCGGGCATGGCATGAGAGTTGTTGCCCGGGCCTGCAACCGTGCGGGGATGCTTTCTGATTCAGATCTGGAATTGCATCAGGATGTAATGGACAGATTGTCTCTTGCAACCGGTTGTTTGAATATTCGCCCTGCTGATATTATGGAACTCATGAAACGTGACAAGAAGGTTAAAGACGGGGCAGTTGTAATGGTTGCTCTTGATAAACTTGGTCATGCGGTTATCAGAGATGATTTCCCGCTCGAGTTGATTGAAGCTGAACTGCGCGAAAGGTACTAA
- a CDS encoding ATP-binding cassette domain-containing protein, whose protein sequence is MALMSVNSVSMSFGGPLLLDKASFQVQPGQRICIVGRNGEGKSTLLRLMSGDLVPDSGVISTQKGVTVARLSQKVPEVLNGTVFDVVSEGLGELGNALAKYHRVSTEVANGGDVSKLSEIEDIMEQHGGWNAMTTIEMVISRLSLNPETRFESLSGGLKRRVLLARALASTPDILLLDEPTNHLDIDSIAWLEEFILKHIKTLIFITHDRMFLRRIATRIIEMDRGKLADWTCDYDTFLKRKEELLDAEEKNWSEFDKKLAREEVWIRQGVKARRTRNEGRVRELEKLRSERSQRREKTGTAAIQIQEASRSGKIVAETENANFSWGDKPVFKDLNVTIMRGDRIGIIGPNGTGKTTLIQVLLGNLRLNSGKIKLGTKLEISYFDQHREQLDPDKSVRDSVADGNDVVTINERTKHVMGYLKDFLFPADRANSKVRVLSGGERNRLLLARLFTRPSNLLIMDEPTNDLDAETLELLEDKLMEYPGTVIIVSHDRAFLNNVVTSTIVFEGDATVKEYVGGYDDWLRQKPKAEKENKPKTLKAAKEEQPSLAVRPKKMSYKEQRELDLLKEEMKNLPAQIETLEKEIGAIQELMLDSDFYRKSAQEMAKTKTRLAELESEHEKTFERWEEVESKLAKYRS, encoded by the coding sequence ATGGCCTTAATGAGTGTAAATAGTGTCTCAATGTCGTTCGGCGGACCACTGCTTTTAGACAAGGCATCCTTTCAGGTTCAGCCCGGACAGCGCATCTGTATCGTCGGCAGAAATGGAGAAGGAAAGTCCACTCTGCTGAGACTCATGAGCGGGGATTTAGTTCCTGACAGCGGAGTTATTTCCACCCAGAAAGGAGTAACAGTAGCAAGGCTTTCTCAAAAAGTACCGGAAGTCCTGAATGGAACCGTCTTTGATGTAGTATCTGAAGGTCTCGGAGAACTGGGTAACGCTTTAGCAAAATATCATCGCGTCAGCACAGAAGTGGCTAACGGAGGCGATGTTTCAAAGCTTTCTGAAATCGAAGATATCATGGAACAACACGGTGGCTGGAATGCCATGACCACAATCGAAATGGTCATATCCCGTCTTTCTCTGAATCCTGAAACTCGTTTTGAATCCCTTTCAGGTGGGCTCAAAAGACGTGTACTGCTTGCCCGCGCCCTAGCCAGCACCCCTGACATATTACTCCTTGATGAGCCTACTAACCATCTGGATATCGACTCCATTGCATGGCTCGAAGAATTTATTTTAAAACATATCAAAACTCTCATATTCATTACTCATGACCGGATGTTCCTGCGCCGCATCGCTACCCGTATCATTGAAATGGACCGCGGCAAACTTGCCGACTGGACCTGCGATTATGATACTTTTTTAAAGCGTAAAGAAGAACTTCTTGATGCCGAAGAAAAAAACTGGTCCGAGTTCGACAAAAAACTCGCCAGAGAAGAAGTATGGATCAGACAAGGTGTTAAAGCCCGAAGAACCAGAAACGAAGGCAGAGTTCGTGAACTCGAAAAACTGCGAAGCGAAAGAAGTCAGCGCCGCGAAAAAACCGGAACCGCCGCTATCCAGATTCAGGAAGCATCCCGTTCCGGTAAAATTGTAGCCGAAACAGAAAATGCCAACTTTTCATGGGGCGACAAGCCTGTATTTAAAGACCTTAACGTTACCATCATGCGCGGCGACAGAATCGGTATTATCGGACCTAACGGAACCGGTAAAACAACCCTTATTCAAGTTCTGCTAGGTAATCTGAGACTTAATTCTGGTAAAATAAAGTTAGGAACCAAGCTTGAAATTTCATATTTTGATCAGCACAGAGAACAGCTTGACCCGGATAAATCCGTGCGTGACAGCGTTGCTGACGGCAACGATGTCGTCACAATCAACGAGCGAACTAAACATGTTATGGGTTATCTGAAAGACTTTCTATTCCCTGCCGACCGCGCCAACAGTAAAGTAAGAGTTCTTTCCGGCGGAGAAAGAAACCGCCTTCTGCTCGCCAGATTATTCACCCGTCCATCCAACCTGCTGATAATGGATGAACCTACAAATGATCTTGATGCAGAAACCTTGGAACTTCTCGAAGATAAGCTGATGGAGTACCCAGGTACTGTCATTATCGTAAGCCATGACCGTGCATTTTTGAATAACGTAGTAACAAGCACAATCGTATTTGAAGGCGACGCAACTGTTAAAGAATACGTCGGCGGTTATGATGACTGGCTCAGACAGAAACCCAAAGCGGAAAAAGAGAATAAGCCCAAGACTCTGAAAGCGGCAAAGGAAGAGCAGCCTAGTCTTGCTGTTCGTCCTAAAAAAATGAGCTACAAAGAACAGCGTGAACTGGACCTTCTTAAAGAAGAAATGAAAAATCTTCCGGCCCAGATCGAAACACTTGAAAAAGAAATCGGAGCCATACAGGAACTCATGCTCGATTCAGACTTTTATAGAAAGTCAGCGCAGGAAATGGCTAAAACCAAAACCAGACTGGCTGAACTTGAAAGTGAACATGAAAAAACTTTTGAACGCTGGGAAGAAGTTGAATCCAAGCTTGCTAAATATCGTTCATAA